A single window of Desulfovibrio sp. G11 DNA harbors:
- a CDS encoding IS3 family transposase (programmed frameshift): protein MRKTKFSEYQIVKILKAVEGGRTVVDVCREHGVSSATYYKWKSKYGGMEASDIQRMKDLEAENRKLKQMFADLSLENMALKDVIEKKPLRPVQRKEFVMHMVNAFELSLRKACAAMGISRSYYAYKPHPRDDSDVIAALTELAEKKPTWGFSKLFNVLRQQGKPWNHKKVWRVYCLLKMNLKRKAKKRLPQASRTAVAQPLAPNHCWSIDFMRDTLYSGRVFRTFNAVDDYNREALAVEIDTNMPAGRVVRVLDRVAEERGCYPERLRMDNGPEFSGTVMAAWAESHGVNLEFIQPGKPTQNSYIERFNRTYREEVLDLYVFNSLSEVRAITEDFIREYNEERPHESLGNMSPINFAAQRAGGSPCPLGNPPKTAGSLYS from the exons ATGCGCAAAACGAAGTTCAGCGAGTACCAGATCGTCAAGATCTTGAAGGCAGTGGAAGGCGGACGGACTGTCGTCGATGTCTGCCGCGAGCACGGCGTGAGCAGCGCCACGTACTACAAGTGGAAGTCAAAGTATGGCGGCATGGAGGCATCCGATATCCAACGGATGAAGGATCTCGAAGCGGAGAACCGCAAGCTCAAGCAGATGTTCGCCGACCTCAGCCTGGAAAACATGGCGCTCAAGGATGTGATCGAAAAAAAAC CTCTGAGGCCAGTTCAACGCAAGGAATTTGTCATGCACATGGTCAACGCGTTTGAGTTGAGCTTGCGCAAGGCATGCGCGGCCATGGGCATCAGTAGGAGCTACTACGCCTACAAGCCGCATCCGCGGGACGACAGCGATGTCATCGCAGCCTTGACTGAACTGGCCGAGAAAAAGCCTACATGGGGCTTCAGTAAGCTTTTCAACGTCCTTCGCCAGCAGGGCAAGCCCTGGAACCACAAGAAGGTTTGGAGGGTTTACTGCCTCTTGAAAATGAACCTGAAGCGCAAGGCCAAGAAGCGGCTTCCGCAAGCCTCTCGGACGGCAGTAGCCCAGCCGCTTGCGCCAAACCATTGCTGGTCGATCGATTTCATGCGGGACACCCTTTACAGCGGTCGCGTCTTCAGGACTTTCAACGCTGTAGATGATTACAACCGTGAGGCCTTGGCCGTGGAAATCGATACCAATATGCCAGCAGGACGAGTGGTAAGGGTGCTGGATCGGGTCGCCGAAGAGCGTGGCTGCTATCCCGAAAGGTTGCGAATGGACAATGGTCCGGAGTTCTCGGGGACTGTCATGGCGGCCTGGGCAGAATCGCATGGCGTGAATCTGGAGTTCATTCAGCCTGGCAAACCCACCCAGAACTCATACATCGAGCGGTTCAACCGGACCTACAGAGAGGAAGTCCTGGATTTGTACGTGTTCAACAGCCTGAGCGAAGTTCGGGCCATTACGGAGGACTTTATTCGTGAGTACAACGAGGAACGTCCTCATGAATCTCTGGGGAATATGTCGCCGATAAATTTTGCTGCCCAGAGGGCAGGGGGATCCCCCTGCCCTCTGGGCAACCCCCCGAAAACTGCCGGGAGTCTCTACAGCTAA
- a CDS encoding nucleoside deaminase, with amino-acid sequence MRDGKIIGEGTNNVTPHNDPTAHAEVEAIRNACRALETFDLSGSAIFTSCEPCPMCLSAIWWARIGKIYFSNTKEDAADAGFDDAAIYCEISKKLNERTLPIEQLYCKTSSEVFRQWQSCEGKTAY; translated from the coding sequence GTGCGGGACGGGAAAATCATAGGTGAGGGGACAAATAACGTTACCCCCCATAACGATCCTACAGCACATGCCGAAGTGGAGGCCATCCGGAATGCCTGTCGTGCGCTTGAAACGTTCGACCTCTCAGGCTCTGCAATATTTACAAGTTGCGAGCCTTGTCCTATGTGTCTCAGCGCCATATGGTGGGCGCGCATTGGGAAAATATATTTTTCCAATACTAAAGAAGACGCTGCTGATGCCGGTTTTGACGATGCAGCCATATATTGTGAAATCTCCAAAAAACTGAATGAGCGCACACTGCCTATCGAACAGCTTTATTGCAAAACCAGTTCCGAAGTTTTCCGGCAGTGGCAGTCTTGCGAAGGGAAAACAGCGTACTGA